Proteins encoded by one window of Cuniculiplasma divulgatum:
- a CDS encoding ABC transporter substrate-binding protein — protein MDNPIEPKEKKGNKLIAIIAIVVVIVVVGSFVGLDYKNLVKTTTPTPTTSNNVLYVYTGVSGPVNSEHLLGGCVIAEMKGGSTPAASAQLMAYLMNPAIQKACEAHTGFIPVDQGAYTSSPSTTVPSIYASSNATATVTYYTSISTADESYVTGVINNFEKAYPNIQVSVSFITAASMVEEISSLVTGNSHANVVMTIDNLDVGVLFYDGYLASINAAKITAGEGVISSISNLNNYEVSEFGGVYFLTQLVNIPLVWVDYTALQGAGITKVPTTYTQLYNDAKILDKKYGVGEINMQGHGGASTPTELYQWMVQFGGNPMMFNDTGDIHAMEYIYNLSAYFSPDYKTSYWATYTGLASNTYSIMYYQWPGSVNLTKLGMKSYNSTDTVTNESLAAINGGVFLRSPVSWIGEWQTLMDKAWTSIVVDHSSYSSIPSILASQNSALKSFLATNYNQNVADQYENGTYAPIEGQ, from the coding sequence ATGGATAATCCTATAGAACCAAAAGAAAAAAAAGGAAATAAACTGATAGCCATAATAGCAATTGTTGTGGTGATAGTTGTTGTAGGGTCGTTTGTTGGACTAGATTACAAAAATCTAGTGAAAACAACAACGCCCACTCCAACCACGTCTAACAATGTGTTATATGTCTATACTGGTGTGAGTGGCCCGGTCAATTCTGAGCATCTGCTTGGAGGTTGTGTAATAGCTGAAATGAAGGGAGGATCGACTCCAGCTGCGTCAGCGCAGTTAATGGCTTATCTGATGAACCCTGCGATCCAGAAGGCCTGTGAAGCCCATACTGGATTTATACCTGTTGATCAGGGAGCATATACGTCTTCACCAAGTACAACAGTACCATCAATATACGCTTCAAGCAATGCGACAGCGACTGTTACATATTACACGAGTATAAGCACAGCGGATGAGTCCTATGTTACTGGGGTTATAAACAATTTTGAGAAGGCATACCCAAACATCCAAGTGAGTGTTAGTTTCATAACCGCTGCATCCATGGTTGAGGAGATTTCATCACTTGTAACTGGAAATTCTCACGCAAATGTTGTTATGACTATTGATAATCTTGATGTTGGAGTTCTCTTTTATGATGGCTATCTAGCATCAATCAATGCCGCAAAGATTACTGCCGGAGAAGGAGTTATAAGTTCAATTTCAAATCTTAACAACTACGAAGTATCAGAGTTCGGAGGAGTATACTTCCTGACACAGCTTGTCAATATACCTCTTGTATGGGTTGATTATACAGCACTTCAGGGTGCAGGAATAACTAAGGTTCCTACAACATATACACAACTCTATAATGACGCAAAGATCCTCGATAAGAAGTATGGTGTTGGAGAAATTAACATGCAGGGACATGGAGGAGCAAGCACACCCACAGAACTTTATCAGTGGATGGTCCAATTCGGTGGAAACCCAATGATGTTCAATGATACTGGGGATATACATGCTATGGAATACATATATAACCTGAGTGCATACTTTTCACCGGATTACAAAACATCATACTGGGCAACCTATACCGGACTTGCATCTAACACTTACTCAATAATGTACTATCAGTGGCCAGGTTCTGTCAACCTTACAAAACTTGGAATGAAATCCTATAACTCAACAGACACTGTAACCAATGAATCGCTAGCAGCAATTAACGGTGGGGTGTTCCTTAGATCACCAGTTTCATGGATTGGAGAATGGCAAACTTTAATGGACAAAGCATGGACAAGTATTGTAGTCGACCACTCATCATACTCTAGTATACCATCAATACTTGCTAGTCAAAACAGCGCTTTAAAAAGCTTCCTGGCGACTAATTACAATCAAAACGTTGCAGATCAGTATGAAAATGGTACATACGCGCCAATAGAGGGGCAGTAA
- a CDS encoding glycoside hydrolase family 15 protein, with protein sequence MPSRRSILLSELNAEEYLKISHHGIIASNRTSALVGMNGTIDWACLPNFNSDPIFDSILDSKKGGSFSIQPVDFQNVESSQYYIDNTNILVTEFKKKNQVILRVTDFIPTSKYSTINFPEIHRYVETPVEGVEIRSEIKLSFHFGNLPEDVVKHKNGYIFKYKDEYVGVSSDFNFKVYGNKIAANFKTNKNGSGWIIVFYGMQHVQKTSDFKSFDLMEQTAKFQKEWVSEGNFPLIYNHEVVRSALVLKGLIYEPTGLMVAAPTTSLPEAIGGDRNYDYRFCWVRDVAYVIESLSMLGYKNESVKFLYDVMERVKMEGHLKTIYTINEYQNLEEKLINYEGYRKSSPVRVGNLAASQLQIDEYGSLINAIYHVSKNEGTINTYLWDFVRNILSKLTEIWKYGDSSIWEFRSEPLNYTYSKVIAWSAFQRGIEMSKKLELSAPISDWKLQADLIKKDVMENAYSEKHNSFMQFYGSESTDASLLRMPLLGFLPPDHPYILGTIKKIETDLMVDGYLFKRYNDKDNFVSDDNAFVLLSYWYVEDLIVTGKVKKAREVLGKIVSHSNHLGLMSEEIDLKTGELLGNFPQALSHLGMVRAAVRLNRVSKNYGKIEHELKFTLY encoded by the coding sequence ATGCCATCACGCAGATCCATCTTACTTTCTGAACTAAATGCTGAGGAATATCTCAAAATTTCACACCACGGAATAATTGCAAGCAACAGAACTTCTGCCCTGGTAGGAATGAATGGAACAATTGACTGGGCATGTCTTCCGAATTTTAACTCCGACCCTATATTTGATTCGATCCTTGACAGTAAAAAAGGAGGCAGTTTTTCAATTCAGCCTGTTGATTTTCAGAATGTTGAATCCAGCCAGTATTACATTGATAATACAAACATACTTGTAACAGAATTTAAGAAAAAAAATCAGGTAATACTTAGAGTTACAGATTTCATTCCAACCTCAAAATACAGTACGATTAATTTCCCGGAGATTCATAGATATGTCGAAACCCCTGTTGAAGGTGTGGAAATTCGTTCTGAGATAAAACTCTCGTTCCACTTCGGTAATTTACCTGAAGACGTGGTTAAACACAAAAACGGATATATATTCAAATACAAGGATGAATATGTTGGGGTATCTTCAGATTTTAACTTCAAGGTATATGGTAACAAGATTGCTGCAAATTTTAAAACGAATAAGAATGGGAGTGGATGGATCATTGTTTTTTATGGTATGCAGCATGTACAAAAAACAAGCGATTTTAAGTCATTTGATCTAATGGAGCAAACCGCAAAATTTCAGAAGGAGTGGGTATCTGAAGGAAATTTTCCACTTATATACAATCATGAAGTAGTGAGATCTGCTCTGGTTCTAAAAGGTTTGATATATGAACCGACTGGATTGATGGTCGCTGCCCCTACAACAAGCTTACCCGAGGCTATCGGCGGAGACAGAAATTATGATTACAGATTCTGCTGGGTTAGAGATGTGGCATATGTTATAGAATCACTTTCAATGCTTGGTTATAAAAATGAATCGGTAAAGTTTCTTTATGATGTAATGGAAAGGGTAAAAATGGAGGGTCACCTCAAGACAATATACACAATAAACGAATACCAGAATCTTGAAGAGAAACTTATCAACTATGAAGGTTATAGGAAATCATCTCCTGTAAGGGTAGGAAATCTGGCTGCGAGCCAGTTACAAATTGACGAATATGGTAGCCTCATAAATGCCATATACCATGTCTCTAAGAATGAAGGAACTATTAATACATACTTATGGGATTTTGTGAGGAATATACTTTCAAAGTTAACCGAGATATGGAAATATGGAGATTCCAGCATCTGGGAATTCAGATCAGAACCATTAAATTATACTTATTCAAAAGTTATTGCATGGTCAGCGTTTCAAAGAGGTATTGAAATGTCCAAAAAATTGGAGCTTTCAGCACCAATTTCTGACTGGAAACTTCAGGCCGATCTAATAAAAAAGGATGTAATGGAAAACGCATATAGTGAAAAGCATAACTCCTTTATGCAGTTCTATGGCTCTGAAAGTACTGATGCATCTCTTTTAAGAATGCCCCTTCTAGGATTCTTACCACCTGATCATCCATATATTCTTGGAACGATAAAGAAGATTGAGACCGATCTAATGGTGGACGGGTACCTTTTCAAAAGGTATAATGACAAGGACAATTTTGTTTCAGATGATAACGCGTTTGTTCTTTTATCCTACTGGTATGTAGAAGACCTTATAGTAACTGGAAAAGTTAAAAAAGCGAGGGAAGTCCTGGGCAAAATTGTCTCACATTCCAATCATCTTGGTCTAATGTCAGAAGAAATTGATTTAAAAACAGGCGAATTGCTTGGCAATTTTCCACAGGCGTTGAGTCACCTTGGCATGGTCAGAGCGGCAGTAAGATTGAATAGAGTTTCCAAAAATTACGGGAAAATCGAACATGAGTTAAAGTTCACTTTATATTAA
- a CDS encoding carbohydrate ABC transporter permease gives MSDEKGKWTTYIAVIILAIVFIYPLWILIIYAFQPAYLTFEKIYPGQIPLAFTLGNLFESFKEVDLIGPLTRSLEVAFMVGLIAIGLGIPAGYGLSKLTSSLSNKLIVFLFIINMMPGLVIAIPISVYFLNANLDNTVFGVAFAQELVVLPLSVFIMLSGFRSLPHDLEYQARVDGASFSSTFFRLLMPMIRVPIMVAFLLAWMTSWDEFTYAVIIAPIVPTDSTFPVTLYNYVSRNLPLESATFALVATIPVIILAAVLQKYLKGQYLSGGLVG, from the coding sequence ATGTCAGATGAGAAGGGAAAATGGACAACGTATATTGCAGTAATTATCCTTGCAATAGTTTTCATATATCCACTATGGATACTAATAATTTATGCCTTCCAACCAGCTTATTTAACCTTTGAAAAGATATACCCTGGGCAGATCCCACTTGCTTTCACACTGGGTAATCTTTTTGAGTCATTCAAGGAAGTTGATTTAATAGGTCCATTAACAAGAAGTCTGGAAGTAGCATTCATGGTTGGTCTTATTGCAATTGGTCTTGGAATACCAGCAGGTTATGGTCTTTCTAAGCTTACATCAAGTCTTTCAAACAAGCTAATTGTCTTCCTGTTCATAATCAATATGATGCCAGGGCTGGTCATCGCTATACCAATATCAGTTTATTTTCTTAATGCGAATCTTGACAACACGGTGTTTGGCGTTGCATTTGCACAGGAACTGGTCGTATTGCCACTTTCAGTTTTTATCATGTTGAGCGGATTTAGAAGTTTACCACATGATCTGGAATATCAGGCAAGGGTGGACGGGGCTTCTTTTTCTTCCACATTTTTCAGACTTTTAATGCCAATGATAAGAGTACCAATTATGGTTGCATTTTTACTCGCATGGATGACATCATGGGATGAATTCACTTATGCTGTGATCATTGCCCCAATAGTGCCAACAGATTCTACATTCCCTGTAACATTGTATAATTATGTGTCAAGGAACCTTCCACTGGAATCTGCAACATTTGCATTGGTAGCAACTATACCAGTCATAATATTAGCAGCTGTGCTTCAAAAGTACCTAAAAGGACAATATTTATCAGGAGGTTTAGTCGGATGA
- a CDS encoding ABC transporter ATP-binding protein — MNVKMSYENIYKLYGKKRVLNKLNLEIYDGEFLVVLGPSGMGKSTLLRTTVGIEELTAGKIILDGKDISKLPPNKRNIAMVFQNYALYPNMTVYQNIQFPLKMAKYEKSKIKGKIESIAETLKIGDVLERNINQLSGGQKQRVALARALVRDPKIFLLDEPLSNLDARVRYTARAELKKIQKELGHTFVYVTHDQTEASTLSDRVAVLRDGKIEQIGVYDEILNEPKSKWLGDFVGEYPMNFISGDSINNSGKIIGFRDHWISEGDDLTGTVEWCNQEEDSFHVSCRLDNKNLETDSDEEGGHPVILKTNKRYELGAKIGFSLKRYNIYNEDGSLLQIVK, encoded by the coding sequence ATGAACGTAAAAATGAGTTATGAAAATATTTATAAATTATATGGAAAGAAAAGGGTATTAAATAAGCTAAATCTAGAAATATATGACGGTGAGTTCTTAGTCGTACTCGGGCCATCAGGAATGGGGAAAAGTACTTTATTAAGAACAACAGTAGGAATTGAAGAGTTGACTGCTGGAAAAATAATCCTTGATGGAAAGGACATAAGTAAATTACCTCCTAATAAGAGAAATATAGCAATGGTGTTTCAGAACTATGCTCTCTATCCTAACATGACAGTTTATCAAAACATTCAGTTTCCATTGAAAATGGCAAAATATGAAAAGAGTAAAATAAAAGGTAAAATAGAATCAATTGCAGAAACTCTGAAGATTGGAGATGTCCTAGAAAGAAACATTAACCAGCTAAGTGGAGGACAAAAGCAGAGGGTTGCTCTGGCCAGGGCACTTGTAAGGGACCCAAAAATTTTTCTTCTTGATGAACCTCTAAGCAATCTTGATGCAAGAGTGAGATATACTGCGAGAGCCGAACTAAAGAAGATTCAAAAGGAACTTGGTCACACCTTTGTTTATGTTACACATGATCAAACTGAGGCTTCTACACTTTCTGACAGGGTCGCCGTGTTGAGAGATGGGAAGATTGAGCAAATAGGCGTTTATGACGAGATCCTAAATGAACCAAAAAGTAAATGGCTTGGGGACTTTGTCGGAGAATATCCAATGAACTTCATAAGTGGAGATAGTATAAACAATTCAGGTAAAATAATTGGATTCAGAGATCACTGGATAAGTGAGGGGGATGATCTAACTGGTACCGTAGAATGGTGCAATCAGGAGGAAGATAGTTTTCACGTAAGCTGCAGGCTTGATAATAAAAATCTGGAAACTGATTCAGATGAAGAAGGTGGGCACCCAGTAATATTAAAAACCAACAAAAGGTATGAGTTGGGAGCAAAGATAGGTTTCAGTCTCAAGAGATATAATATATACAATGAAGACGGATCACTGCTTCAAATAGTTAAGTAA